Proteins encoded in a region of the Globicephala melas chromosome 1, mGloMel1.2, whole genome shotgun sequence genome:
- the C1H1orf43 gene encoding protein C1orf43 homolog isoform X3, protein MASGSNWLSGVNVVLVMAYGSLVFVLLFIFVKRQIMRFAMKSRRGPHVPVGHNAPKDLKEEIDIRLSRVQDIKYEPQLLADDDARLLQLETQGNQNCYNYLYRMKALDAIRASEIPFHAEGRHPRSLMGKNFRSYLLDLRNTSTPFKGVRKALIDTLLDGYETARYGTGVFGQSEYLRYQEALSELATV, encoded by the exons ATGGCGTCCGGCAGTAACTGGCTGTCCGGCGTGAATGTCGTGCTGGTGATGGCCTACGGGAGCCTG GTGTTTGTACTgctatttatttttgtgaagagGCAAATCATGCGCTTTGCAATGAAATCCCGAAGGGGACCTCATGTCCCTGTGGGACACAATGCCCCCAAG GACTTAAAAGAGGAGATTGATATCCGACTATCCAGGGTTCAGGATATCAAATATGAACCTCAGCTCCTTGCAGATGATGACGCAAGACTGCTACAGCTGGAAACCCAGGGAAATCAAA ATTGCTACAACTATCTATACAGGATGAAAGCTCTGGATGCCATCCGTGCCTCTG AGATCCCATTTCATGCTGAAGGCCGGCATCCCCGTTCCTTAATGGGCAAGAATTTCCGCTCCTATCTGCTAGATCTTCGAAACACTAGTACTCCTTTCAAGGGTGTGCGCAAGGCCCTCATTGATACCCTGCTGGATGGCTATGAGACAGCCCGCTATGGGACAGGG gTCTTTGGCCAGAGTGAGTACCTGCGCTATCAGGAGGCCCTGAGTGAGCTGGCCACAGTGTGA